A genomic region of Pseudomonas frederiksbergensis contains the following coding sequences:
- a CDS encoding CreA family protein, which yields MRMAKGLLGLLLAMPLLASAEEIGQVSTVFKFVGPNDRIVVEAFDDPKVDGVTCYLSRAKTGGVKGGLGLAEDRSDASIACRQVGPISFKGELKDGEEVFKERTSLVFKTMQVVRFLDKKRNTLVYLVYSDRLIEGSPQNAVTAIPILPWAHQ from the coding sequence ATGCGCATGGCAAAAGGATTGTTGGGGTTGCTGTTGGCGATGCCGCTGCTGGCTTCGGCGGAAGAAATCGGTCAGGTGTCGACCGTGTTCAAATTCGTCGGGCCGAATGACCGTATCGTCGTCGAGGCTTTCGACGATCCCAAGGTTGATGGCGTGACCTGCTACCTGTCGCGAGCCAAGACGGGCGGGGTGAAGGGTGGTCTGGGGTTGGCCGAGGATCGGTCGGACGCGTCTATCGCTTGCCGTCAGGTCGGGCCGATCAGCTTCAAGGGCGAGCTCAAGGATGGTGAAGAGGTGTTCAAGGAGCGCACGTCTCTGGTGTTCAAGACCATGCAGGTGGTGCGTTTCCTCGACAAGAAGCGCAACACCCTGGTGTATCTGGTCTACAGCGACCGCTTGATCGAGGGTAGCCCGCAGAATGCCGTGACCGCGATTCCGATTTTGCCTTGGGCGCATCAGTGA
- the rpsT gene encoding 30S ribosomal protein S20, translated as MANTPSAKKRAKQAEKRRSHNASLRSMVRTYIKNVVKAIDAKDAEKAQAAYVLAVPVIDRMADKGIIHKNKAARHKSRLNGHVKALNVAAAA; from the coding sequence GTGGCCAACACACCTTCCGCCAAAAAACGTGCAAAACAGGCTGAGAAGCGTCGCAGCCACAACGCCAGCCTGCGTTCCATGGTTCGTACCTACATCAAGAATGTAGTTAAAGCCATCGACGCAAAAGACGCTGAAAAAGCGCAAGCTGCTTACGTTCTGGCCGTGCCAGTTATCGACCGTATGGCCGATAAAGGCATCATCCACAAGAACAAAGCTGCTCGCCATAAGAGCCGCCTGAATGGCCACGTCAAGGCTCTGAACGTTGCCGCTGCTGCTTAA
- the murJ gene encoding murein biosynthesis integral membrane protein MurJ, producing MNLLKSLAAVSSITMLSRVLGFVRDTLVARIFGAGMATDAFFIAFKLPNLLRRIFAEGAFSQAFVPILAEYKSQQGEEATRTFIAYVSGLLTLVLALVTILGMIAAPWVIWVTAPGFTNTPEKFQLTSSLLRVTFPYILLISLSSLAGAILNTWNRFSVPAFVPTLLNVSMIIFALFLTPYFDPPVMALGWAVLAGGLAQLLYQLPHLKKIGMLVLPRLNLRDTGVWRVMKQMLPAILGVSVSQISLIINTIFASFLVAGSVSWMYYADRLMELPSGVLGVALGTILLPTLAKTYASKDRHEYSRILDWGLRLCFVLVLPCSLALGILAEPLTVSLFQYGQFSAFDASMTQRALVAYSVGLLGIIVIKVLAPGFYAQQNIRTPVKIAIFTLIVTQLFNLAFIGPLKHAGLALAISAGACLNAGLLFYQLRKQKMYQPQPGWGMFGLKLVVAVTVMSAVLLGLMYFMPAWGEGHMPERFLRLGALVGAGVVAYFGMLALMGFRLRDFNRKALN from the coding sequence ATGAACCTGCTTAAATCGTTGGCCGCTGTCAGCTCTATCACGATGCTTTCCCGGGTTCTGGGGTTCGTCCGTGACACGCTCGTCGCACGCATATTTGGCGCCGGGATGGCCACGGATGCCTTCTTTATTGCCTTCAAACTGCCCAATCTGTTGCGGCGAATATTTGCCGAAGGGGCGTTTTCCCAGGCCTTCGTGCCGATTCTGGCGGAATACAAAAGTCAGCAGGGCGAAGAGGCGACACGAACCTTCATCGCTTATGTTTCGGGTTTGCTCACGCTGGTACTGGCGCTGGTCACGATTCTCGGGATGATCGCTGCGCCTTGGGTCATCTGGGTGACAGCCCCGGGCTTTACCAACACGCCGGAAAAATTCCAGCTGACCTCCAGCCTGTTGCGAGTGACCTTTCCTTATATATTGCTGATCTCGCTGTCCTCGCTGGCCGGGGCGATCCTCAATACCTGGAACCGTTTTTCGGTGCCGGCCTTCGTGCCGACCCTGCTCAACGTCAGCATGATCATTTTCGCGCTGTTCCTGACACCATACTTCGACCCGCCAGTCATGGCTCTGGGCTGGGCGGTACTGGCCGGTGGCCTGGCGCAATTGCTCTATCAACTGCCGCACCTGAAAAAAATCGGCATGTTGGTGCTACCGCGCCTGAATCTGCGCGACACCGGTGTCTGGCGTGTGATGAAGCAGATGCTGCCGGCGATCCTGGGGGTCTCGGTCAGCCAGATTTCGCTGATCATCAACACCATTTTTGCCTCGTTTCTGGTGGCGGGCTCGGTGTCCTGGATGTATTACGCCGACCGCCTGATGGAGTTGCCATCCGGTGTGCTCGGTGTGGCGCTGGGCACGATTTTGCTGCCAACACTGGCCAAAACCTACGCCAGCAAGGATCGCCATGAGTACTCGCGAATTCTCGATTGGGGACTGCGCCTGTGCTTCGTGCTGGTACTGCCGTGCTCCCTGGCGCTGGGGATTCTGGCGGAGCCACTGACCGTTTCGCTGTTCCAGTACGGTCAGTTCAGCGCATTTGATGCCTCGATGACCCAACGTGCCCTGGTTGCCTACTCGGTCGGTTTGCTCGGGATAATCGTGATCAAGGTGCTGGCGCCGGGTTTCTATGCGCAACAAAACATTCGCACGCCGGTAAAAATCGCGATTTTCACGCTGATCGTCACTCAGCTCTTCAACCTGGCCTTTATCGGCCCGTTGAAACACGCAGGGCTGGCCCTGGCCATTAGTGCCGGTGCATGCCTCAATGCCGGTCTGTTGTTCTATCAGTTGCGCAAACAGAAGATGTATCAGCCACAGCCGGGCTGGGGCATGTTCGGGCTCAAGCTGGTCGTTGCGGTGACGGTGATGTCCGCGGTTCTGCTGGGGTTGATGTATTTCATGCCGGCCTGGGGCGAAGGGCACATGCCGGAGCGCTTCCTGCGTCTGGGAGCGTTGGTCGGCGCCGGTGTGGTGGCCTATTTCGGTATGCTGGCGTTGATGGGCTTCCGTCTGCGGGACTTCAATCGCAAGGCGCTGAATTGA
- the ribF gene encoding bifunctional riboflavin kinase/FAD synthetase, translating to MQLVRGLHNLRPQHRGCVATIGNFDGVHRGHQAILARLRERALELGVPSCVVIFEPQPREFFAPDTAPARLARLRDKLQLLAAEGVDRVLCLAFNHRLSKLSAAEFVDTILVDGLGVQHLEVGDDFRFGCDRVGDFDFLQQAGAVQGFTVEAAQTVELDGLRVSSTQVRNALAAADFALAERLLGRPFRITGRVLHGQKLARQLGTPTANVQLKRRRVPLTGVYLVSVEVDGKTWPGVANIGVRPTVAGDGKAHLEVHILDFAGDLYDRRLTVVFHHKLREEQRFASLEALKTAINADIAAARAYAAPSANR from the coding sequence ATGCAGCTGGTTCGAGGCCTCCACAATTTGCGCCCCCAGCATCGGGGCTGTGTCGCCACTATTGGCAACTTTGACGGTGTTCACCGTGGCCACCAGGCTATCCTGGCCAGGCTGCGTGAGCGTGCGCTCGAGTTGGGTGTACCCAGCTGCGTGGTGATTTTCGAGCCACAGCCGCGTGAATTTTTCGCCCCGGATACGGCTCCGGCCCGTCTGGCGCGCTTGCGCGACAAGCTGCAACTGCTGGCCGCCGAAGGCGTCGACCGGGTGCTGTGCCTGGCCTTCAATCATCGATTGAGCAAGCTCAGCGCCGCCGAGTTCGTCGACACCATTCTCGTCGATGGTCTGGGCGTGCAGCATCTGGAGGTCGGTGACGACTTCCGTTTCGGCTGTGATCGGGTAGGGGATTTCGATTTCCTGCAACAGGCCGGGGCTGTTCAGGGTTTCACCGTCGAAGCGGCGCAGACCGTTGAACTGGACGGTTTGCGTGTCAGTAGCACCCAGGTGCGTAATGCCTTGGCCGCTGCCGATTTTGCCTTGGCCGAGCGATTGCTCGGTCGTCCGTTCCGAATTACCGGACGGGTTCTGCACGGGCAGAAGCTGGCGCGCCAACTGGGCACGCCAACGGCCAACGTGCAACTCAAGCGTCGTCGTGTACCGCTGACCGGGGTTTATCTGGTCAGCGTCGAGGTCGACGGCAAGACTTGGCCCGGAGTCGCCAATATCGGCGTTCGGCCAACGGTCGCAGGTGATGGCAAAGCCCACCTGGAAGTCCATATTCTAGATTTTGCCGGCGATCTGTATGACCGGCGTTTGACGGTGGTTTTCCACCACAAGCTGCGCGAAGAGCAGCGTTTCGCCTCTCTGGAGGCGCTTAAGACGGCGATCAATGCGGATATCGCCGCCGCCCGTGCCTATGCCGCACCTAGCGCCAATCGCTAA